Proteins from a genomic interval of Niabella soli DSM 19437:
- a CDS encoding four helix bundle protein → MSYRNLEIWQLAKESAIEIHKMSLQLPKFELFEEGQQIRRSSKSVRSTIVEGYGRRRYKNEFIRFLVYAQASNDETIDHLEILFETDSLTNEIWFKELREKLDILGRKINRFIQAVESGHISAK, encoded by the coding sequence ATGAGTTATCGTAATTTGGAAATTTGGCAACTGGCAAAAGAATCGGCTATTGAAATACATAAGATGTCGCTCCAATTGCCCAAATTTGAATTATTTGAGGAAGGACAGCAAATACGTCGCTCGAGTAAATCTGTGCGATCAACAATTGTTGAGGGATATGGGAGACGACGATATAAAAATGAATTTATTCGGTTTCTGGTTTATGCGCAGGCTTCCAATGACGAAACAATAGATCATCTTGAAATATTATTTGAAACCGACTCTTTGACGAACGAAATATGGTTTAAAGAACTTAGAGAAAAGCTGGATATTCTTGGCCGGAAAATCAATAGATTTATTCAGGCTGTAGAATCAGGGCATATAAGCGCCAAATGA
- a CDS encoding RDD family protein, with protein sequence MTDPNYGPQGPAEPNPFNNLLPVQYGNFWERFAAALIDGLVIGVAWSIIASLLGINFLDRHIIESDSGSGVFNYWSFGPRQGVPILIYWLYFAFMESGPKQATLGKMALGLKVTNTHGQPISFLNATGRFFGKYVSAIILFIGFLMVLWDDKCQALHDKLAGTLVVKK encoded by the coding sequence ATGACTGATCCAAATTACGGGCCTCAGGGTCCGGCAGAACCAAACCCGTTTAACAATTTATTGCCCGTACAATACGGCAATTTCTGGGAGCGATTCGCGGCCGCGCTCATTGATGGCCTCGTTATTGGCGTTGCCTGGTCCATTATCGCTTCGCTTTTGGGTATTAATTTTTTAGACAGACACATTATAGAATCTGATTCGGGGAGCGGTGTATTCAACTACTGGTCGTTTGGTCCCCGGCAGGGAGTGCCCATCCTGATTTATTGGTTGTATTTTGCCTTTATGGAATCGGGCCCCAAACAAGCCACACTGGGTAAAATGGCGCTCGGTTTAAAAGTGACCAATACCCATGGGCAGCCCATAAGCTTTCTGAATGCGACCGGCCGTTTTTTTGGTAAATACGTTTCTGCGATCATTCTGTTTATCGGGTTCCTGATGGTGCTTTGGGACGACAAATGCCAGGCGCTGCACGATAAACTGGCCGGAACGCTGGTCGTAAAGAAATAA
- a CDS encoding DUF4197 domain-containing protein gives MKRLLFSAAVALSLIFSGCDSLQSVGGGLSQLQMAAGLREALTQGLFSGFEAFANPNQGNPLVRFAFPGDAAKIENTLRNLGLSSVVNSMTAKFTNAMGQAVVEAKPVFLSAVKNMSITDAASLLLTTNRHAATEYFKAQMSPELMNRFRPIVANTVRTNGADADYQKLVRAYNAIPFLSKKLEPNLNEFIAGRAIDALFLSVANEEEKIRTNLAFRKTALLQTVFGYADQQMRAGNGGFRPR, from the coding sequence ATGAAGCGCTTACTTTTTTCGGCAGCCGTGGCGCTGTCCCTGATCTTCTCCGGCTGTGATTCATTACAATCCGTAGGCGGAGGTTTATCGCAATTACAAATGGCCGCGGGGTTGCGGGAAGCATTGACGCAGGGCCTTTTCAGCGGTTTTGAGGCTTTTGCCAACCCCAACCAGGGCAACCCATTGGTGCGTTTTGCTTTTCCGGGAGATGCCGCAAAAATAGAAAATACACTGCGTAACCTGGGCTTATCATCCGTCGTAAACTCCATGACTGCAAAATTTACGAATGCCATGGGGCAGGCCGTTGTGGAAGCCAAACCGGTGTTCCTCAGCGCAGTAAAAAATATGAGCATCACCGATGCCGCCTCCCTCCTGCTCACCACCAACCGGCATGCGGCAACCGAATACTTCAAAGCACAGATGAGCCCTGAATTGATGAACCGATTCCGCCCGATTGTGGCCAATACCGTGCGCACAAACGGCGCTGATGCGGATTACCAAAAACTGGTCAGGGCCTATAACGCCATTCCCTTCCTGAGTAAAAAACTGGAACCAAATCTGAACGAGTTTATTGCCGGGCGGGCAATTGACGCCCTGTTCTTATCTGTAGCCAACGAAGAAGAAAAGATACGGACCAATCTTGCCTTCAGAAAAACGGCTCTATTGCAAACGGTCTTTGGTTATGCTGATCAGCAAATGAGAGCTGGCAACGGTGGGTTCCGGCCGCGGTAA
- a CDS encoding YqgE/AlgH family protein produces MEPANGTFLIANPHLNDPNFVRTVVFLCEHGTEGSVGFVMNRKTDQTIGDLIPELEGQLFPIYEGGPVGMDSIHFLHQYPNELPGGKEITDGIYWGGNFETLMALMSAGQIDANKVRFFLGYSGWGEAQLDMEMEEKTWIVAKARRDFVFCSNERELWKDILKHLGGDYELIINAPIDPRLN; encoded by the coding sequence ATGGAACCCGCGAACGGAACTTTTTTAATCGCCAACCCGCACCTGAACGACCCGAACTTTGTGCGCACCGTTGTTTTTTTGTGTGAACATGGCACGGAAGGCAGTGTTGGTTTTGTAATGAACAGAAAAACAGACCAAACCATCGGCGACCTGATACCAGAGCTGGAAGGGCAGCTTTTTCCTATATACGAAGGAGGCCCCGTTGGTATGGATAGCATTCATTTTTTGCATCAATACCCCAACGAGCTGCCGGGCGGCAAAGAGATTACAGATGGTATTTATTGGGGAGGAAACTTTGAAACCCTGATGGCGCTGATGAGCGCGGGACAGATCGATGCAAATAAGGTTCGCTTTTTCCTGGGCTATAGTGGTTGGGGCGAAGCCCAGTTGGATATGGAGATGGAAGAGAAGACCTGGATCGTAGCCAAAGCAAGAAGAGATTTCGTTTTTTGTAGCAATGAGCGGGAGCTGTGGAAAGACATTTTAAAACATCTCGGCGGCGATTACGAGCTGATCATTAACGCGCCCATCGACCCAAGACTGAATTAG
- a CDS encoding SusC/RagA family TonB-linked outer membrane protein produces the protein MRSTIHLPKSGKGIWSPLKYCFMAAAIELCLIPGIKAHAAPGILFQQKQVTVKGKVTNEKGEPLPGVTVQVKGAQAAAVTDDSGAFTINLNNANATLVFSSVGYATLEERVGGRADLGTIVLKNTGGAGLDEVVVIGYGTARKSDLAGAITVLKSDKLMDAPAPNLTQALQGKVPGVDVSINSNAPGAGAKVRIRGLGSINSSLDPTYVVDGVIGVDPNSINPNDIASMEVLKDASATAIYGSKGANGVIMITTKRGRRGPTQVSYEGNVNVGELSRHLPALNSTEFVNMYNQAYANSAKWNGGVAVAPPKALNHQNYPLLFDANDKPLYNTNWEKEVYKPALSTSHQLNFRGGTDKTLFSLAMGYLDQNGIMANSWFKRYSARFTLDNEVNKWLKVGGSLAFSKGLQRMVSDNNGGLNVPRMVTEELPIIPIKYPNGAWGGNSDVAGMEGGANPVHIANSRYTLNNNLQVQGNTYLQFKITKDLDFKSDFGYNVNTQKNNFFSSNDLHNLSQDQGGIANIRSSQYVYWQSENYLTWNKQFDNGHRMTSMLGASWQKTNTETVFAETQNFIDNYFQWYKLEAGSVRNNITSGTGDNAMNSFYGRVMYNIADKYMFTATGRADGSSRFGKNNKYAFFPSLGAAWRVSKEDFMKDNSLISDLKIRASYGASGNQEIGSYMSIPQISSSTTILAGANQSTLLPAYLGNPDLKWEVSWQGDAGLELGLWNNRVYLTADVYNRTTKDLLLQAPIAWSNGLQQSYVMRNVGSVRNTGLEIGLTTENIRTEDLKWTTNFVFATNKNRILKLNDGNADIFPGPNFLGQTNILRVGEAIGSFWGRTRLGTYSTDEAALAATQGLLPGDRKYLLDANGKEVYSIIGRSVPKWTGTFSSTLNYKNFDFSFDIRFVQGVNTAATFKHSTEDRQTIANSLATVLNAWTPDHQNTMISQVRPYKWAQDSKFDTWWVEDGSYIRGQNFILGYSIPKATIDRWRIQKLRIYASVQNLFISTKYTGYDPEVDTYNSSFGNNSNFSQNLDFFSYPRPRVWNLGVSLVF, from the coding sequence ATGAGAAGTACAATCCATCTTCCAAAGTCTGGGAAAGGGATTTGGTCGCCATTGAAGTATTGCTTCATGGCCGCGGCCATCGAACTTTGCCTTATTCCGGGTATAAAAGCACATGCAGCTCCCGGGATTTTATTTCAGCAAAAGCAAGTTACTGTAAAAGGTAAGGTCACGAATGAAAAAGGAGAGCCGCTGCCCGGTGTTACCGTTCAGGTGAAAGGCGCACAGGCGGCTGCAGTAACGGACGATTCCGGCGCCTTTACGATCAATTTGAATAACGCAAACGCCACGTTGGTATTCAGTTCTGTAGGATATGCCACACTGGAAGAACGGGTAGGCGGACGGGCAGACCTGGGAACGATTGTTCTAAAGAATACAGGAGGGGCAGGGTTGGATGAGGTGGTGGTGATCGGGTATGGTACGGCCCGGAAATCTGATTTGGCAGGAGCGATCACCGTCTTAAAATCGGATAAACTGATGGATGCTCCCGCGCCCAATCTGACGCAGGCGCTGCAGGGGAAAGTACCGGGTGTGGATGTTAGCATCAATAGTAATGCTCCGGGCGCCGGCGCTAAAGTTCGTATACGCGGATTGGGATCCATCAATTCATCATTAGATCCGACCTATGTGGTAGATGGTGTAATAGGTGTGGATCCGAACAGTATCAACCCCAATGACATTGCTTCGATGGAAGTACTGAAAGACGCGTCGGCTACTGCAATTTACGGCTCCAAGGGCGCCAATGGTGTTATTATGATCACTACCAAGCGGGGCCGGAGGGGACCCACTCAGGTATCTTATGAGGGTAATGTAAATGTAGGCGAACTTTCCAGGCACCTCCCCGCATTAAATTCCACGGAGTTTGTTAATATGTATAATCAGGCTTACGCGAATTCGGCTAAATGGAACGGCGGTGTAGCGGTTGCTCCCCCCAAAGCATTAAATCATCAGAACTATCCGCTGTTGTTTGATGCAAACGATAAACCGCTGTACAATACCAATTGGGAAAAGGAAGTGTATAAACCGGCCCTCTCCACCAGTCACCAGTTAAATTTCCGGGGCGGTACCGATAAAACCCTCTTTAGCCTGGCAATGGGATATCTGGATCAGAATGGTATTATGGCCAACTCCTGGTTTAAGCGCTACTCTGCCCGTTTTACATTGGATAATGAGGTTAATAAATGGCTGAAAGTGGGCGGTAGTCTTGCCTTTTCCAAGGGCTTGCAGCGAATGGTATCCGACAACAATGGTGGCCTGAACGTGCCCAGGATGGTAACGGAAGAATTGCCGATAATCCCCATTAAATATCCCAATGGCGCATGGGGCGGCAACAGCGATGTGGCCGGTATGGAAGGGGGAGCGAATCCGGTGCACATTGCCAATAGCCGCTATACGTTAAATAATAATCTCCAGGTTCAGGGGAATACGTATTTGCAGTTTAAGATCACAAAAGATTTAGACTTTAAATCCGACTTCGGATATAATGTAAACACCCAGAAGAATAACTTTTTCTCATCGAATGATCTTCATAACCTGTCGCAGGACCAGGGCGGTATAGCCAATATCCGGTCCTCTCAATATGTTTACTGGCAGTCTGAAAATTACCTGACCTGGAATAAACAATTTGATAACGGGCACCGGATGACTTCCATGCTGGGGGCCTCCTGGCAAAAAACAAATACAGAAACCGTATTTGCTGAAACACAGAACTTCATAGATAACTATTTTCAATGGTATAAACTGGAGGCAGGCTCGGTCAGAAACAATATAACTTCCGGAACGGGTGACAATGCCATGAATTCTTTTTATGGACGGGTGATGTACAATATCGCTGATAAATATATGTTCACCGCCACCGGCCGTGCAGATGGATCTTCAAGATTTGGTAAGAATAATAAATATGCCTTTTTTCCGTCCTTAGGCGCTGCATGGAGAGTTTCAAAAGAAGACTTTATGAAGGATAATTCCCTGATCAGCGATTTAAAAATAAGGGCAAGCTATGGTGCTTCCGGTAACCAGGAAATAGGCAGCTATATGTCCATTCCCCAGATTTCATCCTCAACGACGATATTAGCGGGAGCAAACCAATCTACCCTGTTGCCCGCTTATTTGGGAAACCCTGATCTGAAATGGGAAGTGAGTTGGCAGGGGGATGCCGGTTTGGAATTGGGACTGTGGAATAACCGCGTGTATCTTACCGCTGATGTGTATAACAGAACCACCAAAGACCTGCTGTTACAGGCGCCCATTGCCTGGAGCAACGGGCTTCAGCAAAGTTATGTAATGAGAAATGTAGGCTCTGTAAGAAATACCGGTCTTGAAATTGGCCTGACCACAGAAAATATTAGAACGGAAGACCTCAAATGGACCACCAATTTTGTTTTCGCGACTAATAAGAACCGGATCCTGAAATTAAATGATGGCAATGCAGACATATTCCCGGGCCCCAACTTTTTGGGTCAGACCAATATTTTACGCGTGGGCGAAGCTATCGGATCCTTTTGGGGAAGAACCCGTTTAGGAACCTATAGCACGGATGAAGCCGCTTTGGCCGCTACCCAGGGGCTTTTGCCGGGTGACCGTAAATACCTGCTGGATGCAAATGGTAAAGAAGTGTACAGCATTATCGGCCGTTCGGTGCCCAAATGGACCGGCACTTTTTCCAGTACCTTAAATTATAAGAATTTTGATTTTTCTTTTGATATCCGTTTTGTACAAGGCGTTAATACCGCGGCCACCTTTAAACATTCAACAGAAGACCGCCAAACTATCGCCAACAGCCTGGCAACAGTGTTGAATGCCTGGACCCCTGATCATCAAAATACAATGATCTCTCAGGTACGCCCCTACAAATGGGCACAGGATTCCAAATTTGATACCTGGTGGGTGGAGGACGGATCCTACATCCGCGGCCAGAACTTTATCCTGGGCTACTCCATTCCAAAAGCAACTATTGACCGTTGGAGGATCCAGAAATTAAGGATCTACGCCAGTGTTCAGAATTTATTCATCAGCACAAAGTACACCGGCTATGATCCTGAAGTGGATACCTATAATAGTTCGTTTGGTAATAATTCAAACTTTTCTCAAAACCTGGACTTCTTCTCCTATCCACGCCCGCGGGTTTGGAACCTGGGTGTTAGTCTTGTATTTTAA
- a CDS encoding sensor histidine kinase, with the protein MRKLFVLIIVLISLSLLGIILLQVSWLKNNVILREDQVRQKIDNVSNILRDELTQYKMQFLPPANDALGIIPPLRMANELSKRNTIHARLNQTELNDRIQKALNRVGLSDLKYEFALLAKTPGPFDQVEKQSFNFEKASQDTVSNYRPPMAAIIANNGSSFESPPDEFLYIIALDYKKIVMKSLTGSIMLAILFTLVIIAAFFVTVYTMLRQKKLGEIKNDFINNMTHEFKTPIATISLAVDALKNEKVLSDKTKMSYFSGIIKEENQRMNKQVEAILKASQFEKQEVELDKEPLHVHEVIQLIADKFLLQLQEKSGKAELNLHASNDLIKADDVHFTNLVNNLVDNAVKYSKDNVPILLKISSQNAPGKLVLRFEDNGIGMSKETQKRVFEKFYRAHTGNLHNVKGFGLGLNYVKSVTQSHSGTIKVESTLGKGSTFILEFPLDMSGEE; encoded by the coding sequence GTGAGAAAACTATTTGTACTTATCATCGTTTTAATCAGTTTGTCCCTCCTGGGAATTATCTTGCTACAGGTTTCCTGGCTAAAGAATAATGTTATTTTGCGGGAAGACCAGGTGCGTCAGAAGATTGATAATGTATCAAATATTTTGCGTGATGAGTTAACGCAATACAAGATGCAGTTCCTGCCCCCGGCGAATGACGCACTTGGAATTATACCGCCCTTGAGGATGGCAAATGAACTATCGAAACGGAATACCATACACGCACGGCTGAATCAAACGGAATTGAACGACCGGATTCAGAAAGCACTGAATCGTGTTGGACTGAGTGATTTAAAATATGAATTTGCGCTGCTGGCTAAAACACCAGGCCCGTTTGATCAGGTGGAAAAGCAGTCGTTCAATTTTGAAAAAGCAAGCCAGGATACGGTTAGTAATTACCGGCCGCCAATGGCTGCTATTATCGCCAATAACGGGTCTTCCTTTGAGAGCCCCCCTGATGAATTTTTGTATATCATAGCGCTTGATTACAAGAAAATCGTAATGAAATCCCTGACCGGGAGTATTATGCTGGCTATTTTGTTTACGCTGGTAATTATTGCCGCTTTCTTTGTTACAGTATACACAATGCTGCGCCAAAAAAAGCTGGGTGAAATAAAGAATGATTTTATCAATAATATGACGCATGAGTTTAAAACACCTATTGCTACCATTTCGCTTGCTGTTGATGCCCTGAAGAATGAAAAAGTATTGTCCGACAAAACAAAAATGTCCTATTTCAGCGGTATTATAAAGGAAGAGAACCAGCGGATGAATAAGCAGGTGGAAGCGATCCTGAAAGCGTCCCAATTTGAAAAACAGGAAGTAGAACTGGATAAAGAACCCCTGCATGTGCATGAAGTGATCCAGTTGATTGCAGATAAATTTTTACTGCAATTGCAGGAGAAAAGCGGGAAAGCAGAATTGAACCTGCATGCTTCAAATGACCTGATAAAAGCAGACGACGTGCATTTTACGAACCTGGTAAATAATCTGGTGGATAACGCGGTGAAATATTCAAAGGACAATGTACCCATCCTGTTAAAGATATCCTCACAGAACGCCCCCGGTAAACTGGTGTTACGTTTCGAGGATAACGGCATCGGGATGAGTAAAGAGACCCAGAAAAGGGTCTTTGAAAAATTTTACCGGGCGCATACCGGTAATTTGCACAATGTAAAAGGGTTTGGACTGGGATTGAATTATGTAAAATCAGTAACGCAATCACATAGCGGCACTATTAAAGTGGAAAGCACCCTGGGCAAAGGGAGCACGTTTATTCTGGAGTTCCCCCTGGATATGTCGGGGGAGGAATAG
- a CDS encoding peptidase M10, whose product MGTIEINNNQLLIASHIITYGTAATEALTEQMRDEIETMWNEPNGTVFIKNTAYGVRFKITAGFAPAIDPVEILSNDNPLNNYFRIEEYVKGNISFVDGLGCNTGYFKLENLYKGSTTAAHEYGHTLGLEHPSDLDYRGKGVPGIMYPRGTLVDPEYQYEPDKPAGAKGGALHPMYRKVRKEDIGLLKIEHLDFKNAVAVLGDFSSVWHPEHQQPASSQ is encoded by the coding sequence ATGGGAACGATCGAAATAAACAACAACCAGCTCCTCATCGCCTCGCATATCATCACCTATGGTACCGCAGCAACAGAAGCGCTTACCGAACAGATGCGGGACGAGATTGAAACAATGTGGAATGAACCGAATGGTACGGTATTTATAAAAAATACAGCATATGGAGTCCGTTTTAAAATAACCGCCGGTTTTGCGCCGGCAATTGACCCGGTAGAGATATTATCCAACGATAATCCGCTGAATAATTATTTCCGGATCGAAGAATACGTGAAGGGCAACATCTCTTTTGTGGATGGCCTTGGCTGTAATACCGGCTATTTTAAGCTGGAGAATTTATATAAAGGCTCTACAACCGCAGCCCATGAATATGGCCATACCCTAGGCCTGGAACATCCGTCAGACCTCGATTACAGGGGAAAGGGAGTGCCCGGCATCATGTACCCCCGCGGTACACTGGTGGATCCGGAATACCAGTATGAACCCGACAAACCCGCGGGCGCCAAAGGAGGCGCCCTGCATCCCATGTACCGGAAAGTGAGGAAGGAAGATATCGGGTTATTAAAAATAGAGCATCTTGATTTTAAAAATGCTGTGGCGGTGCTTGGCGATTTCAGCAGTGTGTGGCATCCGGAGCATCAGCAGCCGGCAAGTAGTCAATAA
- the nth gene encoding endonuclease III has protein sequence MTKKERYDFVIRYFQGHMPDAETELVYDNPYQLLVAVILSAQCTDKRVNMTTPFIFEKYPDIPALSKASFDDLFPLIKSISYPNNKTRHLIGMAQKVLTGFNGQIPMTVPELITLPGVGRKTANVITSVIDQQPNMAVDTHVFRVSKRIGLVSRQLTTPLAVEKELIKNIKPELIHKAHHWLILHGRYVCTARAPKCPECGLQQACQYFQNALKKGDLSFS, from the coding sequence ATGACAAAGAAAGAGCGATATGATTTTGTGATACGGTATTTTCAGGGGCATATGCCGGATGCGGAAACGGAGCTGGTGTATGATAATCCTTACCAGTTATTGGTTGCCGTGATTCTCTCCGCACAATGCACGGATAAACGGGTAAATATGACTACGCCCTTTATTTTTGAAAAATACCCGGATATTCCTGCTTTGAGCAAGGCCTCTTTTGATGACTTGTTTCCATTAATAAAAAGTATTTCCTATCCGAACAATAAAACCCGTCACCTGATCGGAATGGCCCAAAAAGTACTCACCGGTTTCAATGGCCAGATACCTATGACGGTGCCGGAACTGATAACCTTACCAGGTGTGGGCAGGAAAACAGCAAACGTGATCACTTCGGTTATTGATCAGCAACCGAATATGGCGGTTGACACGCATGTTTTCAGAGTCAGCAAGCGTATTGGCCTTGTATCCCGGCAATTAACGACCCCGCTTGCAGTAGAAAAAGAATTGATAAAAAATATTAAGCCGGAGCTCATTCATAAAGCTCATCACTGGTTAATTCTTCATGGAAGATATGTGTGCACGGCAAGGGCGCCCAAATGCCCGGAGTGCGGACTGCAGCAGGCCTGCCAGTATTTTCAGAACGCATTAAAAAAGGGAGATCTTTCTTTTAGCTGA
- the atpC gene encoding ATP synthase F1 subunit epsilon, whose product MTLEILTPEKKIFTGEVSGVQLPGISGSFEVLDKHAPMIAALKEGKLKILNQKEAPGFFQIQSGFVEVLHNKVMVLIEGAEAL is encoded by the coding sequence ATGACATTAGAAATATTAACCCCCGAAAAAAAGATTTTCACTGGCGAAGTGAGCGGGGTACAGTTGCCTGGTATTTCCGGTTCTTTTGAAGTATTGGATAAGCATGCGCCAATGATCGCAGCATTGAAGGAAGGGAAGCTGAAGATCCTTAATCAAAAAGAAGCGCCCGGTTTCTTCCAGATCCAGAGCGGATTTGTAGAGGTGCTGCATAATAAAGTAATGGTTTTGATTGAGGGGGCAGAAGCTCTATAA
- a CDS encoding RagB/SusD family nutrient uptake outer membrane protein has product MKKHIYIIGAFIALMAASCTKFLEEKPTGFITPDAQLSSYKVARAFANGCYQSLRDAVLGGQPSSYGGRTWNLMEFMTGKSGSDLGQTGYTTFQKLTYTNEAFYVDTWWQNLYKGVGACNQAIASIPGINAADMTAEQKTNMLAEAHTMRALYYFYLVRLYGAVPKITEVPKDLNSLKPSRTPAKNIYDSIIIPDLLLAEQSTLPWKDATGLISMGAVKSILADVYLTYAGAAINGGNQYYAESAKRSLDVINKGGYSLFTEYTDMINPANKNTKEFIFQVQYAAAANNNNPLTPLTIPNYSGISLYSDEYGSVFPTTQFIASFPAGDKRVQERQFVYSSYPNAKTGATVNFGHPYIYKWFDVNAVTNTLKSDLNYTLYRLADVMLLYAEAQNRADGAPNTLAQKCVNDIRGRAQLTPFSNTNQDAFEKEVWLERYFELCFENKTWFDMVRTRKIHNDVTGNWDNFVGHTTVFGSTYAEKQLLFPLPKQETDVNPNLLPNNTGF; this is encoded by the coding sequence ATGAAAAAGCATATATATATTATTGGGGCATTTATAGCATTGATGGCGGCATCGTGCACTAAATTCCTGGAAGAAAAGCCGACGGGTTTTATTACGCCCGACGCACAGCTATCGAGCTATAAAGTGGCACGGGCCTTTGCCAATGGTTGTTATCAAAGTTTACGGGATGCCGTATTGGGTGGCCAGCCTTCTTCCTATGGCGGCCGCACCTGGAACCTGATGGAATTCATGACCGGTAAGTCCGGCAGTGATCTGGGGCAAACAGGATACACCACTTTTCAAAAGCTTACGTACACCAACGAAGCCTTTTATGTAGATACCTGGTGGCAGAATTTGTATAAGGGCGTGGGCGCCTGCAACCAGGCAATTGCCTCCATACCCGGTATCAATGCCGCTGATATGACTGCGGAGCAAAAAACAAATATGCTGGCCGAAGCACATACGATGCGCGCCTTGTATTATTTCTATCTGGTACGCCTGTATGGCGCCGTACCAAAGATCACTGAAGTGCCAAAAGATTTAAATTCATTAAAACCGTCAAGAACCCCGGCAAAGAATATTTACGACAGCATCATCATACCGGATCTTTTGTTGGCAGAGCAATCTACTTTACCGTGGAAGGATGCTACCGGTTTAATTTCGATGGGAGCCGTGAAATCAATTTTGGCAGATGTGTATCTTACGTATGCAGGTGCCGCCATCAATGGAGGCAACCAATATTATGCAGAGTCGGCCAAGCGCTCGCTTGATGTTATTAATAAAGGCGGATATTCGCTGTTTACCGAATATACGGATATGATCAATCCGGCTAATAAAAACACCAAAGAGTTTATTTTCCAGGTTCAATATGCAGCGGCCGCCAATAATAATAACCCGTTGACCCCGCTTACAATCCCCAACTACAGCGGTATTTCGCTTTATTCGGATGAATATGGTTCGGTATTCCCCACCACACAGTTTATTGCTTCCTTCCCGGCGGGTGATAAACGGGTGCAGGAGCGCCAGTTTGTTTACAGCAGTTACCCCAATGCAAAAACGGGGGCAACGGTTAATTTTGGTCATCCTTATATTTATAAATGGTTTGATGTTAATGCAGTTACCAATACGTTAAAATCAGATCTTAATTATACGCTGTACCGCCTGGCCGATGTGATGCTGCTGTATGCGGAGGCGCAAAACCGGGCAGACGGGGCGCCCAATACGCTGGCACAAAAATGTGTAAATGACATTCGTGGCCGGGCGCAATTAACTCCGTTCAGCAATACCAACCAGGATGCGTTTGAGAAAGAGGTGTGGCTGGAACGTTATTTTGAACTGTGCTTTGAAAACAAGACCTGGTTCGATATGGTGCGTACGCGCAAGATCCACAACGACGTAACCGGTAACTGGGATAATTTTGTTGGACATACAACCGTGTTTGGATCAACTTATGCAGAGAAGCAATTGTTGTTCCCTCTGCCGAAACAGGAAACCGATGTAAATCCTAACCTGCTGCCCAATAACACCGGGTTCTAA